A single Kitasatospora kifunensis DNA region contains:
- a CDS encoding carboxylesterase/lipase family protein gives MTEPASEPSGPWPEVRAQAGVLRGSWEAGVAVFRGIPFAEPPVGSLRFAAPRPVRGWDGVRAALSYGPPPPQGGHFGVAALSQDAADEDWLTVNVWSPELGPGAGLPVLVWIHGGAYTIGMSSLPEYDGGRLARDGGVVVVTFNYRVGLEGFGQIEGAPGNRGLLDQLAVLEWVRDNVRAFGGDPDRVTVFGQSAGAGSVATLLAMPRAAGLFGRAIAQSVQGTFFSPELAADIGAACAAELGLRPTVADLSTVDPARLSAAGDAVGAKMAQWAERWGQVAHRSIPFSPVVDGEALPVTPWQALADGTGRDIDLLVGHTRDEQRLFTALDGMLGQVTQEQAATALHVFAPGEDGARRYRDGYPAAGPDELYELVHSDWLFRMPTLHLAQAQAAAGGRAHVYELTWPAPGMGGALGACHGLDVPLTFGNLDRGQPAVLIGEGPSPQAAALSARMRAAWTAFAAHGDPGWPAYDGEQRLVQLFDTRPQVTAYPEEASRLIWQDHTFPVAPLIGR, from the coding sequence ATGACCGAACCCGCGTCCGAGCCGTCCGGGCCCTGGCCCGAAGTCCGCGCGCAGGCCGGGGTACTACGCGGCAGCTGGGAGGCGGGTGTGGCGGTCTTCCGTGGCATCCCGTTCGCCGAGCCGCCGGTCGGCTCGCTGCGTTTCGCCGCGCCGCGTCCGGTCCGGGGCTGGGACGGGGTGCGGGCGGCGCTCTCGTACGGGCCGCCGCCCCCTCAGGGAGGCCACTTCGGCGTGGCGGCGCTGTCGCAGGACGCGGCGGACGAGGACTGGCTGACGGTCAACGTCTGGTCGCCCGAGCTGGGCCCGGGCGCGGGGCTGCCGGTGCTGGTGTGGATCCACGGCGGCGCCTACACGATCGGCATGTCCTCGCTTCCCGAGTACGACGGCGGCCGCCTGGCGCGCGACGGCGGTGTCGTCGTGGTGACGTTCAACTACCGTGTGGGTCTTGAGGGTTTCGGGCAGATCGAGGGGGCGCCCGGCAACCGGGGCCTGCTCGACCAGCTGGCCGTTCTGGAGTGGGTACGCGACAACGTCCGGGCCTTCGGCGGCGATCCGGACCGCGTCACGGTCTTCGGCCAGTCGGCGGGCGCCGGATCGGTCGCCACGCTGTTGGCGATGCCGCGTGCGGCCGGGCTCTTCGGCCGGGCCATCGCGCAGAGTGTGCAGGGCACGTTCTTCTCGCCGGAACTCGCCGCCGACATCGGCGCCGCCTGCGCCGCCGAGCTGGGGCTGCGGCCCACGGTGGCCGACCTGTCCACGGTGGACCCGGCCCGGCTGTCCGCCGCCGGTGACGCGGTCGGCGCCAAGATGGCCCAGTGGGCGGAGCGTTGGGGTCAGGTTGCGCACAGGTCGATCCCGTTCTCGCCGGTCGTCGACGGTGAGGCCCTGCCGGTCACTCCATGGCAGGCCCTGGCCGACGGCACCGGCCGGGACATCGACCTCCTCGTCGGCCACACCCGCGACGAACAGCGGCTGTTCACCGCGCTCGACGGCATGCTCGGCCAGGTGACCCAGGAGCAGGCGGCGACCGCCCTGCACGTCTTCGCCCCCGGGGAGGACGGCGCACGCCGCTACCGTGACGGCTATCCGGCGGCGGGCCCGGACGAGCTGTACGAACTGGTCCACTCCGACTGGCTGTTCCGCATGCCGACCCTCCACCTCGCCCAGGCCCAGGCCGCCGCCGGCGGCCGCGCCCACGTCTACGAACTCACCTGGCCCGCCCCGGGCATGGGCGGCGCCCTCGGGGCCTGCCACGGCCTCGACGTGCCGCTCACCTTCGGCAACCTGGACCGCGGCCAGCCCGCCGTGCTGATCGGCGAGGGCCCGTCCCCGCAGGCAGCCGCGCTGTCCGCACGCATGCGCGCCGCGTGGACGGCGTTCGCCGCCCACGGCGACCCCGGCTGGCCCGCATACGACGGCGAGCAACGCCTCGTGCAACTCTTCGACACCCGGCCGCAGGTCACCGCCTACCCGGAGGAGGCCTCCCGCCTGATCTGGCAGGACCACACCTTTCCCGTAGCGCCGCTGATCGGCCGCTAG
- a CDS encoding NADPH-dependent FMN reductase, translating to MTTLKIAVILGSTRPGRNGKAVADWVIDRAGARIGAEYELVDLADWPLPHMDEPLPPSMGQYQRDHTKAWAAKIAEFDGYVFVTPEYNHSIPGVLKNAIDFAYAEWNNKAAAFVSYGTVGGVRAVEHLRTIASALQLAHVNQQLSFSLFSDFENLAIFKPAERHDASATKLFDQLEAWTAAMKTLHG from the coding sequence ATGACCACCCTCAAGATCGCGGTGATCCTCGGCAGCACCCGCCCCGGCCGCAACGGGAAGGCGGTGGCCGACTGGGTCATCGACCGCGCGGGCGCCCGCATCGGCGCCGAGTACGAACTGGTCGACCTCGCCGACTGGCCCCTGCCCCACATGGACGAGCCCCTGCCGCCGTCCATGGGCCAGTACCAGCGGGACCACACCAAGGCCTGGGCCGCCAAGATCGCCGAGTTCGACGGCTACGTCTTCGTCACCCCTGAGTACAACCACTCCATCCCCGGCGTGTTGAAGAACGCGATCGACTTCGCCTACGCCGAGTGGAACAACAAGGCCGCCGCCTTCGTCTCCTACGGCACCGTCGGCGGCGTGCGCGCCGTCGAGCACCTGCGCACCATCGCGTCCGCGCTCCAACTCGCCCACGTCAACCAGCAGCTGAGCTTCTCCCTGTTCTCCGACTTCGAGAACCTCGCCATCTTCAAGCCCGCGGAGCGCCACGACGCCTCGGCGACCAAGCTCTTCGACCAGTTGGAGGCCTGGACGGCGGCCATGAAGACCCTGCACGGGTGA
- a CDS encoding aldo/keto reductase → MKMRTLGTTGPAVSALGLGAMGMSGVYGAADRAESIATVHAALEAGVTLIDTGDFYAMGHNELLIAEALRGRDRDSYQLSVKFGMLRGPGPGPGFGGMDGRPEAVKNFLAYSLTRLGTDHIDIYRPGRLDPAVPIEETVGAIKEMIDAGYVRHLGLSEVDVATIRRAHAVYPVADLQIEYSLISRAVEADILPALRELGIGLTAYGVLSRGLISGHWSAGHTAGAGDSRGFNPRFSSGNVEHNLALVEALRRVADAKGYTVAQLAIAWVAAQGDDIVPLVGARTRERLAEALPAMKLNLTTDDLAEIEKAVPPGAARGDRYPSAFMSSLGAGN, encoded by the coding sequence ATGAAGATGCGAACCCTGGGCACCACCGGCCCGGCCGTTTCCGCGCTGGGCCTGGGCGCGATGGGCATGTCGGGTGTTTACGGCGCGGCCGACCGCGCGGAGAGTATCGCCACCGTGCACGCCGCGCTGGAGGCCGGCGTCACGCTGATCGACACCGGCGACTTCTACGCGATGGGCCACAACGAGCTGCTGATCGCCGAGGCGCTGCGCGGCCGGGATCGGGACAGCTACCAACTGAGCGTCAAGTTCGGCATGCTGCGAGGGCCGGGCCCGGGGCCGGGGTTCGGCGGGATGGACGGCCGTCCCGAGGCGGTGAAGAACTTCCTGGCCTACTCGCTGACCCGCCTGGGCACCGACCACATCGACATCTACCGTCCCGGCCGGCTGGATCCGGCGGTACCGATCGAGGAGACGGTGGGCGCGATCAAGGAGATGATCGACGCCGGGTACGTCCGGCACCTGGGCCTCTCGGAGGTGGACGTGGCGACGATCCGCCGGGCGCATGCCGTGTACCCGGTCGCCGACCTTCAGATCGAGTACTCGCTGATCTCCCGCGCGGTGGAGGCGGACATCCTGCCTGCGCTGCGCGAACTCGGCATCGGCCTGACCGCGTACGGCGTCCTCAGCCGCGGCCTCATCTCCGGGCACTGGTCCGCCGGCCACACCGCCGGCGCCGGCGACAGCCGCGGCTTCAACCCGCGATTCTCGAGCGGGAACGTGGAACACAACCTCGCCCTCGTGGAGGCACTGCGCCGGGTCGCCGACGCGAAGGGGTACACGGTCGCCCAACTGGCCATCGCCTGGGTGGCCGCACAGGGCGACGACATCGTGCCGCTGGTCGGCGCTCGCACCCGCGAGCGGCTGGCCGAGGCGCTGCCCGCAATGAAGCTGAACCTCACCACGGACGACCTCGCCGAGATCGAGAAGGCGGTGCCGCCGGGTGCGGCGCGCGGCGACCGATACCCGTCCGCGTTCATGTCCAGCCTCGGCGCCGGCAACTGA
- a CDS encoding low temperature requirement protein A, translating into MTDEGAPAVTGESTSWQRLRRQLWQPPRAHGEQPSERVVGPLELFYDLVVVVLVAQAAHHLAGKLTLRGLGEYAAVFGLVWIAWVNGSLHHELHGREDARARSTFLLQILVLVPLGAFIPEAGGARGAAFAVTAGSLFAVLAVLWLLASRGDRPEYRRSSRLFVTGTVCCAVILGASALLPAASRVWTWGLLDVVYLAGFAAVILTAVPGAAATLTITDALIERFGLLIIIVLGETVTGVVSGLAAEPLGALTIAVALIAVVVGFGAWWTYFDFAGHRAPRRTPAATVQWMLAHLPLTAAVASMGAAMVGLVEHAHAGRTAAATSWVLCGGAAVVLVSTMFVAAALEAWRSKRKLYRPLSRICATAVVACLGLGAVRPAPIVLGLVLVVLFGIPWGFAVGYRLRRPDAIDGQLVG; encoded by the coding sequence ATGACGGACGAAGGCGCTCCTGCCGTAACCGGCGAGTCGACGTCCTGGCAGCGCCTGCGGCGGCAGTTGTGGCAGCCGCCGCGTGCCCACGGCGAGCAGCCGAGCGAGCGCGTCGTCGGCCCGCTGGAGCTCTTCTACGACCTGGTGGTGGTCGTCCTGGTCGCGCAGGCGGCCCACCACCTCGCGGGCAAGCTCACCTTGCGCGGCCTGGGCGAGTACGCCGCGGTGTTCGGACTCGTCTGGATCGCCTGGGTCAACGGGAGCCTCCACCATGAGCTGCACGGCCGCGAGGACGCCCGCGCGCGCAGCACCTTCCTGCTCCAGATCCTGGTCCTCGTCCCGCTGGGGGCCTTCATCCCCGAGGCAGGCGGCGCACGGGGAGCGGCATTCGCCGTCACGGCCGGAAGCCTGTTCGCGGTGCTGGCCGTGCTGTGGCTGCTGGCCTCCCGCGGCGACCGACCCGAGTACCGCCGCTCCAGCAGACTCTTCGTCACCGGGACCGTCTGCTGCGCCGTCATCCTCGGTGCGAGCGCGCTGCTCCCCGCCGCTTCCCGGGTGTGGACCTGGGGGCTGCTGGACGTCGTCTACCTGGCCGGCTTCGCCGCCGTGATCCTCACGGCCGTGCCGGGCGCGGCCGCCACGCTCACCATCACCGACGCCCTCATCGAACGGTTCGGACTGCTCATCATCATCGTGCTCGGTGAGACCGTCACCGGCGTCGTGAGCGGACTCGCGGCCGAGCCCCTCGGCGCGCTCACCATCGCGGTCGCGCTGATCGCCGTCGTGGTCGGCTTCGGCGCCTGGTGGACCTACTTCGACTTCGCCGGCCACCGCGCGCCCCGGCGGACCCCGGCCGCCACCGTGCAGTGGATGCTCGCCCACCTGCCGCTCACCGCCGCGGTGGCCTCCATGGGCGCGGCCATGGTCGGCCTCGTCGAGCACGCCCACGCGGGACGTACCGCCGCCGCCACCTCCTGGGTGCTCTGCGGCGGTGCCGCGGTCGTCCTCGTCAGCACGATGTTCGTGGCCGCCGCCCTCGAAGCCTGGCGCAGCAAGCGCAAGTTGTACCGCCCCCTCTCCCGCATCTGTGCCACGGCGGTCGTCGCCTGCCTCGGGCTGGGGGCGGTCCGTCCCGCACCGATCGTGCTCGGCCTGGTCCTCGTCGTGCTCTTCGGTATCCCCTGGGGATTCGCCGTCGGCTACCGACTCCGCCGGCCCGACGCCATCGACGGACAGCTTGTCGGTTAG
- a CDS encoding nuclear transport factor 2 family protein — protein MSLENEKIIRNAYQVAEDKDVAGWVAAFTEDGTFTDMSIPATYRGPDELGQTVEVYAKAFPDMHRELGQFYVTGDVVIVQLRLQGTHLGPLELPSGTVPATGKRMDAPCCDVFELVDGKIKRFDCYAEGSVIAAQLGLA, from the coding sequence ATGTCACTGGAGAACGAGAAGATCATCCGCAACGCCTACCAGGTCGCCGAGGACAAGGATGTCGCCGGGTGGGTCGCGGCCTTCACCGAGGACGGGACCTTCACGGACATGTCGATCCCGGCCACCTATCGCGGCCCGGACGAGCTCGGCCAGACCGTCGAGGTCTACGCGAAGGCGTTTCCCGACATGCACCGCGAGCTCGGCCAGTTCTACGTCACCGGCGACGTGGTGATCGTCCAGCTTCGCCTGCAGGGCACCCACCTCGGCCCGCTGGAGCTGCCCTCGGGCACCGTCCCCGCGACCGGCAAGCGCATGGATGCCCCGTGCTGCGACGTGTTCGAGCTGGTCGACGGCAAGATCAAGCGCTTCGACTGCTACGCGGAAGGCTCCGTCATCGCCGCCCAGCTCGGCCTGGCCTGA
- a CDS encoding ArsR/SmtB family transcription factor: MRDAFHAELANVSLAEAMHGLSDPLRLRIVDLLARQGETECSAIYNALGISKSNASHHFRVLRECGLLLRNHQGQQHSARLRADEFEERFPGLLRAVLDNVDSAA; encoded by the coding sequence ATGCGAGACGCCTTCCACGCCGAACTGGCGAACGTCAGCCTGGCCGAAGCGATGCACGGCCTGAGCGATCCGCTCCGGCTGCGGATCGTCGATCTGCTGGCCCGGCAGGGCGAGACCGAATGCTCGGCGATCTACAACGCGCTGGGGATCAGCAAGTCGAACGCCTCGCACCACTTCCGGGTACTCCGGGAATGCGGCCTGCTGCTGCGCAACCACCAGGGGCAGCAGCACAGCGCCCGGCTGCGCGCCGACGAGTTCGAGGAGCGGTTTCCGGGCCTGCTCCGCGCCGTACTGGACAACGTCGACAGCGCGGCCTGA
- a CDS encoding NUDIX domain-containing protein encodes MTDDFKSVLVFITTPSNEILLQLRDDDPGISWPGFWHIPGGHREPGETPYETAVRELREETGLDVEGLLPFDPVPFEGQDHARHPLFHAVVDVDPAGLVLGEGQDLRLVPLADVPSMKVPPYQKDYLRQLEGHLRVGRPRVWGATGGNQ; translated from the coding sequence ATGACCGACGACTTCAAGAGCGTGCTCGTCTTCATCACCACCCCGAGCAACGAGATCCTGCTCCAGCTGCGCGACGACGACCCGGGCATCAGCTGGCCCGGGTTCTGGCACATCCCGGGCGGACACCGTGAGCCCGGGGAAACGCCGTACGAGACGGCGGTGCGCGAACTCCGGGAGGAGACCGGTCTCGACGTCGAGGGGCTACTGCCCTTCGACCCGGTCCCGTTCGAAGGCCAGGACCACGCCAGGCACCCGCTCTTCCACGCCGTCGTCGACGTGGACCCCGCAGGCCTGGTCCTCGGCGAAGGCCAGGATCTGCGCCTGGTGCCGCTCGCCGACGTGCCATCCATGAAGGTGCCGCCCTACCAGAAGGACTACCTCCGGCAGTTGGAAGGACATCTTCGGGTGGGCAGGCCCCGTGTGTGGGGCGCGACCGGAGGCAACCAGTGA
- a CDS encoding helix-turn-helix transcriptional regulator → MQRDQLADFLRRRREAMRPAEVGIADGPRRRATGLRREEVAMLAGMSVDYVVRLEQGRSSQPSVQLLGALARALRLSDDERDHLFHLAGHQPPPADAVARLARAGLIRMLDLLGDTPALVLCDLGEVLAQNRAALLLMGDHTGRSGDRRYLAYRWFTDPAVRAVTPPEEQERHARQLVADLRAAAGRRTGDSMVAGLVDRLQAASADFRRIWAEHEVAVRRSDRKTLLHPRVGRLLMDCETLVTPDQGQQLLVLTPADAETRERLELLRVIGIEEFPTGATDPTAR, encoded by the coding sequence ATGCAACGTGACCAGCTCGCCGACTTCCTGCGCCGCCGCCGCGAGGCGATGCGCCCGGCCGAGGTCGGCATCGCCGACGGCCCCCGCCGCCGCGCCACCGGCCTGCGCCGGGAAGAGGTGGCCATGCTCGCCGGCATGTCGGTGGACTACGTCGTACGCCTCGAGCAGGGCCGCAGCAGCCAGCCCTCGGTCCAGCTGCTCGGCGCTCTGGCCCGGGCGCTGCGCCTCTCCGACGACGAGCGCGACCACCTGTTCCACCTGGCCGGCCACCAGCCCCCACCCGCCGACGCAGTGGCCCGCCTGGCCCGCGCCGGCCTGATCCGCATGCTCGACCTGCTCGGCGACACCCCGGCCCTGGTCCTGTGCGACCTGGGCGAGGTCCTGGCCCAGAACCGGGCCGCCCTCCTGCTCATGGGCGACCACACCGGCCGCTCCGGCGACCGCCGCTACCTCGCATACCGCTGGTTCACCGACCCCGCAGTCCGCGCCGTCACCCCGCCCGAGGAACAAGAACGCCACGCCCGCCAGCTCGTAGCCGACCTGCGCGCGGCCGCCGGCCGCCGGACCGGCGACTCCATGGTCGCCGGTCTCGTCGACCGGCTGCAGGCCGCGAGCGCCGACTTCCGCCGGATCTGGGCCGAGCACGAGGTGGCGGTCCGGCGCAGCGACCGCAAGACCCTGCTACATCCGCGGGTCGGCCGCCTGCTGATGGACTGCGAGACCCTGGTCACTCCCGACCAGGGCCAGCAACTGCTGGTGCTCACCCCGGCGGACGCCGAGACTCGCGAGCGGCTGGAGCTGCTGCGGGTCATAGGTATCGAGGAGTTCCCCACGGGGGCAACGGACCCGACGGCGCGGTGA
- a CDS encoding MarR family winged helix-turn-helix transcriptional regulator yields the protein MTTPDPSPQADEHADLWLAPAELESWMSVVRLITRLPWAIDAQLIRDADLSMVEYMALAMLSEAPERTLRMSVLAERTSASLSRLSHLVKRLESRGYVRREPDPADGRFTNAILLPAGMSKLESAAPGHVAYVRHLVVDNLSSERLRRLGQDAERILQRIDSPAR from the coding sequence ATGACCACGCCCGACCCATCGCCGCAGGCGGACGAGCATGCCGATCTGTGGCTTGCGCCGGCCGAGCTGGAGTCATGGATGTCGGTGGTCCGCCTGATCACCCGGCTGCCGTGGGCCATCGACGCGCAGCTGATACGCGATGCGGATCTGAGCATGGTCGAGTACATGGCCTTGGCGATGCTGTCCGAGGCTCCGGAACGGACCCTGCGGATGAGCGTGCTGGCCGAGCGCACCAGTGCGTCGCTGTCCCGGTTGTCGCACCTCGTGAAGCGGCTCGAGAGCCGCGGCTATGTCCGGCGCGAACCGGACCCGGCAGACGGGCGCTTCACCAACGCGATCCTCCTGCCCGCCGGCATGAGCAAGCTTGAATCGGCCGCGCCCGGCCATGTGGCCTACGTGCGCCACCTCGTGGTGGACAACCTGTCCAGCGAGCGCCTGCGCCGACTGGGCCAGGACGCCGAGCGCATCCTGCAACGCATCGACTCACCCGCACGCTGA
- a CDS encoding TetR family transcriptional regulator → MFAEAVHRADGLVVGGADGQGGHRGAAAKVNKALIYTHFGNKEQLFDAVMDTHVARVLDEVPFTPEDLPDYAGRLFDFLLANPHQLRLATWNRLERSGTDHEPQGLSASMRQKTDAIARAQTGGRLATAFAPEDLLAFTLALANAWLPTSPMTANDDAAQQAEQRRAAVVDAVRRLTLAADDDGEVAAHTS, encoded by the coding sequence CTGTTCGCGGAAGCGGTTCATCGCGCCGACGGTCTGGTCGTAGGCGGGGCCGACGGGCAGGGCGGTCATCGAGGCGCAGCCGCGAAGGTGAACAAGGCCCTCATCTACACGCACTTCGGCAACAAGGAACAGCTGTTCGACGCCGTCATGGACACGCACGTCGCCCGCGTCCTCGACGAGGTCCCCTTCACGCCCGAGGACCTGCCCGACTACGCGGGCCGCCTGTTCGACTTCCTGCTCGCCAACCCCCACCAACTGCGGCTGGCCACCTGGAACCGCCTCGAACGCTCCGGTACCGACCACGAGCCACAAGGGCTGAGCGCCTCAATGCGGCAGAAGACCGACGCGATCGCCCGGGCGCAGACCGGCGGGCGGCTGGCGACGGCCTTCGCCCCCGAGGACCTGCTCGCCTTCACCCTCGCCCTCGCCAACGCCTGGCTGCCGACCAGCCCCATGACCGCCAACGACGACGCGGCGCAGCAGGCCGAACAGCGCCGCGCCGCGGTCGTCGACGCAGTCCGCCGCCTCACCCTCGCCGCCGACGACGACGGTGAGGTGGCGGCGCACACGTCCTGA
- a CDS encoding SDR family NAD(P)-dependent oxidoreductase, whose amino-acid sequence MERSGRLAGKSAVVTGAARGIGRATAELFAAEGARLVLTDIDGEALERLRVQMVASGIEVHTAVGDVADAEDARRMIRTAVEAYGRIDVLVANAGILPLQNVLDATPEDWDRVMAVDGRGMFLTCKYAIEEMSANGGGSIVCLSSISGMAGQSGQATYGPAKFVATGLTKHLAVEWAARGIRVNAVAPGTIRTDRVRELAHEPGGPEYLSAIEKLHPMARLGEPGEVARAILFLASDEASFITGAVLPVDGGYLAQ is encoded by the coding sequence GTGGAGCGCAGCGGACGGCTGGCCGGGAAGTCGGCGGTGGTGACCGGCGCGGCCAGGGGAATCGGACGGGCCACTGCCGAACTCTTCGCAGCGGAGGGCGCGCGGCTCGTCCTCACCGACATCGACGGCGAGGCGCTGGAACGGCTCCGCGTCCAGATGGTCGCGAGCGGCATCGAGGTGCACACGGCCGTCGGCGACGTCGCGGACGCCGAGGACGCCCGCCGGATGATCCGCACCGCGGTCGAGGCGTACGGGCGGATCGACGTCCTGGTCGCCAACGCCGGGATCCTCCCCCTGCAGAACGTCCTCGACGCCACGCCCGAGGACTGGGACCGGGTGATGGCGGTGGACGGCCGCGGCATGTTCCTCACCTGCAAGTACGCCATCGAGGAGATGTCCGCCAACGGCGGCGGCTCGATCGTGTGCCTGTCCTCGATCTCGGGCATGGCCGGACAGTCCGGGCAAGCCACCTACGGCCCGGCCAAGTTCGTGGCCACCGGGCTGACCAAGCACCTGGCCGTGGAGTGGGCCGCCCGGGGCATCAGAGTCAACGCCGTCGCCCCGGGCACCATCCGCACCGACCGGGTGCGCGAGCTCGCGCACGAGCCCGGTGGCCCCGAGTACTTGAGCGCGATCGAGAAGCTGCACCCGATGGCGCGCCTCGGCGAACCCGGCGAGGTGGCCAGGGCGATCCTCTTCCTCGCCTCGGACGAGGCCTCCTTCATCACCGGCGCCGTCCTCCCCGTCGACGGCGGCTACCTCGCCCAGTGA
- a CDS encoding MFS transporter: protein MHPRIYLLALGTFTVGTEGYVIAGVLPSVAHDMHTSVSMCGQLVTVFALVYALAGAPLIGLLHQVPPKRLLMGAALVFALANGLAAVAPDFAVLTGARVLAALGAALFAAPAAATAAALCAPEELPRAISVTAGGNALALTLGAPLGTVVGSAFGWRASFGFVTLLAIITAVAVWTGLPDVPSAGNTAAGRLNLLRRTPIRWGLVTTFGLFLAAYCVYTYLSPVAHKATGLGSDGVATLMIVFGAGGLLAGRLISRLIARRGIALVLRGAFLTITALLAVLTVITVAHVPLVATVIVFPLMFMFGSAWWSGGISQQARLAGLAPTQRAQVLGLHFSAQYLGVAVGGALGGLALSGVGPTAVPLVGGAIALACVLSIRQVTPAAVVGEPAARPRGDRGGLADERARPLDPRLPQGEGQGVGAPPADRLAGPSRGR from the coding sequence ATGCATCCACGGATCTACCTCCTGGCCCTTGGCACGTTCACCGTAGGAACCGAGGGCTACGTGATCGCCGGTGTGCTCCCCAGCGTGGCGCACGACATGCACACCTCGGTGTCCATGTGCGGACAGCTGGTCACAGTGTTCGCGCTGGTATACGCCCTCGCCGGAGCCCCGCTGATCGGCCTTCTCCACCAAGTCCCGCCCAAGCGCCTGCTCATGGGCGCCGCCTTGGTCTTCGCCCTCGCCAACGGGCTCGCCGCGGTCGCTCCCGATTTCGCGGTGCTGACCGGCGCCCGGGTACTCGCGGCCCTGGGCGCCGCCCTCTTCGCGGCTCCCGCCGCAGCGACGGCAGCCGCGCTCTGCGCCCCCGAAGAGCTGCCCAGGGCGATCTCGGTGACCGCCGGCGGCAACGCGCTCGCGCTCACCCTGGGCGCTCCGCTCGGCACCGTCGTCGGTTCGGCCTTCGGCTGGCGCGCCTCGTTCGGCTTCGTGACGCTGCTGGCGATCATCACCGCGGTGGCCGTCTGGACCGGCCTGCCCGACGTCCCGTCGGCTGGCAACACCGCCGCCGGGCGGCTCAACCTGCTGCGCCGGACCCCGATCCGCTGGGGCCTGGTGACGACCTTCGGGCTCTTCCTCGCCGCGTACTGCGTCTACACCTACCTGTCGCCGGTGGCGCACAAGGCCACCGGCCTCGGCAGCGACGGCGTGGCGACCCTGATGATCGTGTTCGGCGCGGGCGGCCTCCTCGCCGGCCGACTGATCAGCAGGCTCATCGCCAGGCGCGGCATCGCCCTCGTGCTGCGCGGCGCCTTCCTGACGATCACCGCACTGCTCGCGGTGCTGACCGTCATCACCGTCGCGCACGTGCCGCTGGTGGCCACCGTCATCGTGTTCCCGCTGATGTTCATGTTCGGGTCGGCCTGGTGGTCCGGCGGCATCAGCCAGCAGGCCCGGCTTGCGGGCCTGGCTCCCACCCAACGTGCCCAGGTCCTGGGGCTGCACTTCTCGGCCCAGTACCTCGGCGTCGCGGTCGGCGGTGCGCTCGGTGGCCTCGCCCTGTCGGGCGTCGGGCCCACCGCGGTGCCTCTCGTCGGCGGGGCGATCGCGCTGGCCTGCGTCTTGAGCATCCGTCAGGTCACTCCTGCGGCCGTGGTCGGCGAGCCGGCAGCTCGGCCACGTGGTGATCGAGGCGGTTTGGCGGACGAACGGGCAAGGCCGCTGGACCCCCGGCTCCCGCAGGGGGAGGGGCAGGGGGTCGGCGCACCGCCGGCCGATCGGCTCGCCGGCCCGTCCCGTGGCCGATGA